A genomic region of Desulfovibrio aminophilus contains the following coding sequences:
- a CDS encoding ABC transporter substrate-binding protein, whose translation MAVVARLALILAMLLLGACGPEREAAPRQNRAPGVTDREIVLGSSLALKGHAGYLGTQTLRGALAYLNEVNEQGGVFGRGIRVIASDDSYDPPRCLANTQKFIVDDDVFALFCYVGTPTTVKIIPLVTEARIPLVGMFTGANALREPFNRYLINVRASYYQETKNAVSHLVKDLGLKRIAVFYQYDAFGFDGLTGTELALKEFGLEPVARGSYVRGSLDVEEGLSRIINSGAEAVVMIGTSEPCAKFIRLAAERGFKAIFYSVSFVGAEELASRLAGLKDEIVIMSQVVPPPEGVEGTRPEDMSEYVRLLRKHFPGDRPSFVGLEGYANARVLVEGLKRAGPRLTREGFLDAIESIRDYSLGPGMSVSFGPGGHQGMERVYFTRLEKGSFALMHDWSALGRAFQAARAGAAGNAP comes from the coding sequence ATGGCGGTGGTGGCGCGACTGGCCCTCATTCTGGCCATGCTGCTGCTCGGGGCCTGTGGCCCGGAGCGCGAGGCCGCGCCGCGCCAGAACCGGGCTCCCGGAGTCACGGACAGGGAGATCGTGCTCGGCTCATCCCTGGCGCTCAAGGGCCACGCCGGGTACCTCGGCACCCAGACCCTGCGCGGGGCCCTGGCCTACCTGAACGAGGTGAACGAGCAGGGCGGGGTCTTCGGCCGCGGAATCCGGGTCATCGCCTCCGACGACTCCTACGATCCGCCCCGCTGCCTGGCCAACACCCAGAAGTTCATCGTGGACGACGACGTCTTCGCGCTGTTCTGCTACGTGGGCACGCCGACCACGGTGAAGATCATCCCCCTGGTGACCGAGGCCCGCATCCCCCTGGTGGGCATGTTCACCGGGGCCAACGCCCTGCGCGAGCCCTTCAACCGCTATCTGATCAACGTGCGCGCCTCCTACTACCAGGAGACGAAGAACGCCGTGAGCCATCTGGTCAAGGACCTGGGGCTCAAGCGCATCGCGGTCTTCTACCAATATGACGCCTTCGGCTTCGACGGGCTCACCGGCACGGAGCTGGCCCTCAAGGAGTTCGGCCTGGAGCCCGTGGCGCGCGGCTCCTATGTGCGCGGCTCCCTGGACGTGGAGGAGGGCCTGTCCCGGATCATCAACTCCGGGGCCGAGGCCGTGGTCATGATCGGCACTTCCGAGCCTTGCGCCAAGTTCATCCGCCTGGCCGCCGAGCGCGGCTTCAAGGCCATCTTCTACAGCGTCTCCTTCGTGGGAGCCGAGGAACTGGCCAGCCGCCTGGCGGGCCTCAAGGATGAAATCGTGATCATGTCCCAGGTGGTGCCGCCGCCCGAGGGCGTCGAGGGCACCCGGCCCGAGGACATGTCCGAGTACGTGCGCCTGCTGCGCAAGCACTTTCCCGGCGACCGGCCGAGTTTCGTGGGCCTGGAGGGTTACGCCAACGCCCGCGTGCTGGTGGAGGGGCTCAAGCGCGCCGGGCCCAGGCTCACCCGCGAGGGATTCCTGGACGCCATCGAGTCCATCCGCGACTACAGCCTGGGTCCGGGCATGTCGGTGTCCTTCGGTCCCGGCGGGCACCAGGGCATGGAGCGGGTCTACTTCACCCGGCTGGAGAAGGGTTCCTTCGCGCTGATGCACGACTGGAGCGCCCTGGGCAGGGCCTTCCAGGCCGCCCGCGCCGGGGCGGCGGGGAACGCGCCATGA
- a CDS encoding ATP-binding protein has protein sequence MKTRFARMSLKNKIRFSILAGIVAVSVAVALLTRWILVSSLTGELILRGSAIAHSVAERGGAFVLDKDTPKLLSLIFDEAKLMERDRLVSYIFVTGQHGDVLAHTFTRPFPEALEGVRGLAPENGRMVNGVFLDERAVSDIAVPIKEGLYRIGTVHVGLSQDHIDRLVAKLRITFLGFISLIILLLFFISSRLSRNITRPLTRLTRISDELSRGNFDIPLDLAGQEAGWTPSSCPAYRNTDLPCWNLDETGTAERPQDPESLHTCRQCSFYRKREGDEVVQLADSFRNMVWSIKLYRRRLSESEGKYRSLFDAGPDPVFVVDLADGTIIDANPRALDLYGYPKQELIGKPFLELGPESNREFLAQFRAAGLSAGSCVYRPKMIHYRKGSQPFYVNVHACPTAYRGRTAVILAVTDVTEMMEKDAQLIQASKMKSLGEMSAGIAHELNQPLNAIKMGSEFFLLMAERDLEVSREQFAEVAREISLQVDRAAEIIQTLRSFGRKAELARETLDPNVPVRAVLGLVGRQFELDSVRFELDLADDLPPIMAQNNRLQQVFFNLVTNARDAVNERAAAEGAAFRKMLRLSSRLDGNRVVIAVEDNGPGIPEDFRDKIFEPFFTTKEAGQGMGLGLAISYGIVRDYGGDIRIQARPGGGTVFCVSFPARAETRTEMHGQG, from the coding sequence ATGAAGACCCGCTTCGCGCGCATGAGCCTGAAGAACAAGATCCGCTTCTCGATCCTGGCCGGGATCGTGGCGGTGAGCGTGGCCGTGGCCCTGCTCACGCGTTGGATCCTCGTCTCCTCGCTCACCGGCGAGCTCATCCTGCGCGGCAGCGCCATCGCCCACTCCGTGGCCGAACGCGGCGGAGCCTTCGTCCTGGACAAGGACACCCCCAAGCTCCTGAGCCTGATCTTCGACGAGGCCAAGCTCATGGAGCGCGACCGGCTGGTGTCCTACATCTTCGTCACCGGCCAGCACGGCGACGTCCTGGCCCACACCTTCACCCGGCCCTTCCCCGAGGCCCTGGAGGGCGTCCGGGGCCTGGCCCCGGAGAACGGCAGGATGGTGAACGGCGTCTTCCTGGACGAACGAGCGGTTTCGGACATCGCCGTGCCCATCAAGGAGGGCCTCTACCGCATCGGCACGGTGCACGTGGGCCTGTCCCAGGACCACATCGACCGGCTGGTGGCCAAGCTGCGGATCACCTTCCTGGGGTTCATCTCGCTCATCATCCTGCTGCTCTTCTTCATCTCCTCGCGGCTGTCGCGCAACATCACCAGGCCGCTCACCCGGCTCACGCGCATCTCCGACGAACTCTCCCGGGGCAACTTCGACATCCCCCTGGACCTGGCGGGCCAGGAGGCGGGCTGGACCCCCTCGTCCTGCCCGGCCTACCGGAACACGGACCTGCCCTGCTGGAACCTGGACGAGACCGGGACCGCCGAGCGGCCCCAGGATCCCGAAAGCCTGCACACCTGTCGCCAGTGCTCCTTCTACCGCAAGCGCGAGGGCGACGAGGTGGTCCAGCTGGCCGACTCCTTCCGCAACATGGTCTGGAGCATCAAGCTCTACCGGCGGCGGCTCTCGGAGTCCGAGGGCAAGTACCGCTCCCTGTTCGACGCCGGGCCGGACCCGGTCTTCGTGGTGGACCTGGCCGACGGGACGATCATCGACGCCAACCCCCGGGCCCTGGACCTCTATGGTTATCCCAAGCAGGAGCTGATCGGAAAGCCCTTCCTGGAACTCGGCCCCGAGAGCAACCGCGAGTTCCTGGCCCAGTTCCGGGCGGCCGGCCTGTCCGCCGGGAGCTGCGTGTACCGGCCCAAGATGATCCACTACCGCAAGGGCTCCCAGCCCTTCTACGTCAACGTCCACGCCTGCCCCACCGCCTACCGGGGACGCACGGCGGTGATTCTGGCCGTGACCGACGTGACCGAGATGATGGAGAAGGACGCCCAGCTCATCCAGGCCAGCAAGATGAAGTCTCTGGGCGAGATGAGCGCGGGCATCGCCCACGAGCTGAATCAGCCGCTGAACGCCATCAAGATGGGCAGCGAGTTCTTCCTGCTCATGGCCGAGCGCGACCTGGAGGTTTCCCGGGAGCAGTTCGCGGAGGTGGCCCGGGAGATCAGCCTCCAGGTGGACCGCGCGGCCGAGATCATCCAGACCCTGCGCTCCTTCGGCCGCAAGGCCGAGCTGGCCCGCGAGACCCTGGACCCCAATGTCCCGGTGCGGGCGGTGCTCGGCTTGGTGGGCCGCCAGTTCGAACTGGACAGCGTGCGCTTCGAGCTGGACCTGGCCGACGACCTGCCGCCGATCATGGCCCAGAACAACCGGCTGCAGCAGGTCTTCTTCAACCTCGTGACCAACGCCCGGGACGCGGTGAACGAGCGCGCCGCCGCCGAGGGGGCCGCCTTCCGGAAGATGCTCCGGCTCTCCAGCCGCCTGGACGGCAACCGCGTGGTCATCGCCGTGGAGGACAACGGCCCGGGCATTCCCGAGGACTTCCGGGACAAGATTTTCGAGCCCTTCTTCACCACCAAGGAGGCCGGCCAGGGCATGGGCCTGGGCTTGGCCATCAGCTACGGCATCGTGCGCGACTACGGGGGGGACATCCGCATTCAGGCCCGCCCCGGCGGGGGAACGGTCTTCTGCGTCAGCTTCCCGGCGCGGGCTGAAACAAGGACGGAGATGCATGGACAAGGATAG
- a CDS encoding response regulator — protein sequence MDKDRMVLLIDDEKPTLNMFRLMLGVYGYGVLTAEDGEEGVEIFAANRPPLVITDIKMPGLNGIEVLKRIKALDHRTEVIVITGHGDMDLAIEALNLDATDFINKPVHRHALEQALQRAQARIALARNREREISVQDLGQAAVIRFQGNVTSHCEPFLQEAYAKAVALNRPLLVLHFEDSASINGAGISCLTQLVGQARAAGIRLAVSGLSGNFRQVFEAVGIAGPSDFHEGVEAAVAAARPS from the coding sequence ATGGACAAGGATAGGATGGTGCTGCTCATCGACGACGAGAAGCCCACGCTGAACATGTTCCGGCTCATGCTCGGGGTCTACGGCTACGGCGTGCTCACGGCCGAGGATGGCGAGGAGGGCGTGGAGATCTTCGCCGCCAACCGTCCGCCCCTGGTCATCACGGACATCAAGATGCCCGGCCTGAACGGCATCGAGGTGCTCAAGCGCATCAAGGCCTTGGATCATCGCACCGAGGTCATCGTCATCACCGGCCACGGCGACATGGACCTGGCCATTGAGGCCCTCAACCTGGACGCCACGGACTTCATCAACAAGCCCGTGCACCGGCACGCCCTGGAGCAGGCCCTGCAGCGGGCCCAGGCGCGCATCGCCCTGGCCCGCAACCGCGAACGCGAGATCAGCGTGCAGGACCTGGGCCAGGCCGCGGTGATCCGCTTCCAGGGCAACGTGACCTCGCACTGCGAGCCGTTCCTGCAGGAGGCCTACGCCAAGGCCGTGGCCCTGAACCGGCCGCTGCTCGTGCTGCACTTCGAGGACTCCGCCTCGATCAACGGGGCGGGCATCTCCTGCCTGACCCAGCTGGTGGGCCAGGCCCGGGCCGCCGGGATCCGGCTGGCCGTGAGCGGGCTGTCGGGGAACTTCCGTCAGGTGTTCGAGGCCGTGGGCATCGCCGGACCCTCCGACTTCCACGAGGGCGTGGAGGCGGCCGTGGCCGCCGCCCGCCCGTCCTGA